A stretch of the Festucalex cinctus isolate MCC-2025b chromosome 20, RoL_Fcin_1.0, whole genome shotgun sequence genome encodes the following:
- the scrib gene encoding protein scribble homolog isoform X16: MLKCIPLWRCNRHVESVDKRHCNLQAVPDEVFRYSRSLEELLLDANQLKELPKPFFRLLNLRKLGLSDNEIQRLPPEVANFMQLVELDISRNDIPEIPESIKFCRALEIADFSGNPLSRLPDGFTQLRALAHLALNEVSLQTLPGDMGNLANLVTLELRENLLKCLPTSLSFLVKLEQLDLGSNELEELPDTLGALPNLRELWLDRNQLSSLPPELGNLRRLVCLDVSENRLDELPSELDGLQALTDLLLTQNLLEVIPDSIGCLKQLSILKVDQNRLTHLTDSIGECENLTELVLTENLLQTLPRSLGKLKKLTNLNVDRNRLGGVPMELGGCASLNVLSLRDNRLAKLPAKLADATELHVLDVAGNRLQNLPFALTNLNLKAMWLAENQSQPMLKFQTEDDERTGEKVLTCYLLPQQPSPSLENLLQNSVDDSWTDSNLNRVSVIQFQEEAKDEDEDDEAAAERRGLQRRATPHPSELKVMKKVIEDRRNEVFASRPEGDDPSSDVQEKRLSDLSNQSHDSQVSDSTLSANSHEDRREVAVPSHREDLVDGHSHHEEEDLDEMEVEYIEPTVHFAEEPIIRRGDDDYNDVEEDGERSDEDDEDDDRPALPAEKQRLIRKDTPHYKKHYKITKLPKPETVAALLQGFNPDSLGSPAEGAGDGHEEGDEEEEDEEEEGVGTPRLRRRTETSEMDDSRYHVNCSQVKGVSFDQVNNLLIEPARIEEEEHTLTILRQTGGLGISIAGGKGSTPYKGDDEGIFISRVSEEGPAARAGVKVGDKLLEVNGVDLHEAEHHSAVEALRSSGEAVSMTVLRERMVEPENAITTTPLRPEDDYFPRERRSGLAFGAEGPLQRLSACLVRNDKGLGFSIAGGKGSTPYRTGDTGIYISRIAEGGAAHRDSTLRIGDRVISINGVDMTEARHDQAVALLTGTSPTIALLVERDPNAPRSPGLSRQRAHSPPPPEPSDSPDQDEDGLQGNHLGRMEDEYPIEEVMLVKSGGPLGLSIVGGSDHASHPFGINEPGVFISKVIPHGLACQSGLRVGDRILEVNAIDLRHATHQEAVRALLANKQEIRMLVRRDPSPPGMQEIVINKQPGEKLGISIRGGAKGHAGNPFDSTDEGIFISKVSSSGAAARDSRLQVGMRILEVNNHSLLGMTHTEAVRVLRAVGDSLVMLVCDGFDPRKVPAADSNPNEEPYASPGIIANPFASGIVRKNSMESISSIDRDLSPEEIDIMQKESEMVRETSQWEKEEMEKVNIGTGPLKLDYKTLAALPTTSLQKINRAPSSDYTKTESPIRDASYSPTIQPASIHFTSTPNTKDHTSSSTRPGAILPVGRVRPSASPVTPDGLSPSPFQHGPSPFNSQTSELYGVRNNFHAKQVSPESPSPSGKDSPEQRSFRDRQKYFEIDVKQQTPDKPKPRVSLVGEDDLKKMREEEERKFEQRAREYLLDEEDEDDEEDLAKHVAQMKVTGKVLLDGVEYDVEPVTTPAKLYATPPSYSGSSRPSSVDSKGDTARNSLDDSFRLEQRPNSMTGLIPVYGVDSAAPIRTAKAERRHQERLRMQSPELAVAPDKDLSPAEKRALEAEKRAMWRAARMKSLEQDALKAQMVIAKSRDGKKRSTLDQLAESPSPAPTPSPAPTPSPTPMEELISPRGLTSPGRLSPDAVDDMQFIDDGSQHPGPAPGPETDMPVPATSALEEMALYSNKRKLRQGRRSLETAVPT; this comes from the exons CCTTTCTTCCGACTACTGAACCTCCGGAAGCTGGGCCTGAGCGACAATGAGATCCAGAGACTGCCCCCCGAAGTGGCCAACTTCATGCAGCTGGTGGAGCTGGACATATCCAGAAATG ACATTCCCGAGATCCCCGAGAGCATTAAGTTTTGCCGGGCCTTGGAGATCGCCGACTTCAGTGGAAACCCCCTCTCCAG ATTGCCGGATGGTTTCACTCAGCTGCGAGCGCTGGCTCACTTAGCACTCAACGAGGTGTCGTTGCAGACTCTGCCCGGCGACATGGGAAA TCTGGCCAACCTGGTGACGCTGGAGCTGAGGGAGAACCTGCTCAAGTGTCTGCCCAC GTCGCTGTCCTTCCTGGTGAAACTGGAACAGCTGGACCTGGGCAGCAACGAACTGGAAGAGTTG CCGGATACGCTTGGTGCACTGCCCAACCTGAGGGAGCTTTGGCTGGACCGGAACCAGTTGTCCTCGTTACCACCG gagctaGGGAACCTCCGTAGATTGGTATGTCTGGACGTGTCCGAGAATCGCCTGGATGAACTTCCCTCCGAGCTGGACGGCCTCCAGGCCCTCACCGACCTGCTGCTCACTCAGAACCTGCTGGAGGTCATTCCGGACAGCATAg GTTGTCTGAAGCAACTGTCCATCCTCAAGGTGGACCAGAACAGACTGACTCACCTGACCGACTCCATCGGAGAGTGTGAGAACCTGACCGAGCTGGTCCTGACCGAGAACCTCCTCCAG ACGCTTCCTCGCTCGCTGGGCAAGCTGAAGAAGCTGACCAACTTGAACGTGGACCGCAACCGGCTGGGCGGCGTGCCCATGGAGCTGGGCGGCTGCGCCAGCCTCAACGTGCTCTCGCTGCGCGACAACCGTCTGGCCAAGCTGCCCGCCAAGCTCGCCGACGCCACCGAGCTGCACGTGCTGGACGTGGCCGGGAACAG attacaaaatcttcctTTTGCCTTGACAAACCTCAATCTGAAGGCCATGTGGCTGGCAGAGAACCAGTCGCAGCCGATGCTCAAGTTCCAAACCGAAGATGACGAGCGCACGGGGGAGAAAGTGTTGACCTGCTACTTGCTGCCTCAGCAGCCTTCGCCCAGCCTCG AGAACCTGCTGCAGAACAGCGTGGACGACAGCTGGACGGACAGCAACCTGAACAGAGTGTCGGTCATACAGTTCCAGGAAGAGGCCAaagacgaggacgaggacgatgAGGCCGCCGCCGAGCGTAGG GGCCTTCAGCGTCGAGCCACACCACATCCTAGCGAGCTAAAGGTGATGAAAAAAGTGATCGAGGACCGACGGAACGAAGTGTTCGCGTCCAGGCCCGAAGGAGACGATCCATCCTCCGACGTGCAG GAGAAACGACTCAGCGACCTCTCCAATCAGAGCCACGACTCGCAGGTGTCCGACAGCACTCTGTCGGCCAACTCCCACGAGGACAGGCGAGAGGTCGCCGTGCCGTCCCACAGAGAGGACCTGGTGGATGGGCACTCCCATCACGAGGAGGAGGACCTGGATGAGATGGAAGTGGAGTACATTGAG CCCACCGTGCACTTTGCCGAGGAGCCCATAATCCGCAGGGGGGACGACGACTACAACGACGTGGAGGAAGACGGCGAGAGGAgcgacgaggacgacgaggacgacgacaGGCCGGCCCTCCCTGCCGAGAAGCAGCGGCTCATCCGCAAGGACACGCCGCACTACAAGAAGCACTACAAGATCACCAAGCTGCCCAAACCCGAGACGGTGGCCGCCCTGCTGCAGGGATTCAACCCCGACAGCCTCGGCTCGCCCGCCGAGGGTGCGGGGGACGGGCACGAGGAgggggatgaggaggaggaggatgaggaggaggagggcgtcGGCACCCCTCGATTACGGCGCAGGACGGAGACATCGGAGATGGACGACAGCCGATACCATGTCAACTGCAGTCAAGTCAAG GGGGTGTCATTTGATCAAGTCAATAATCTGCTGATTGAACCTGCTCGAATTGAGGAGGAAGAG CACACCTTAACCATCCTGCGGCAAACGGGCGGCCTCGGCATCAGCATCGCCGGCGGGAAAGGCTCCACGCCGTACAAGGGGGACGACGAG GGGATCTTCATCTCCAGAGTTTCTGAGGAAGGTCCTGCAGCCAGAGCAGGAGTTAAAGTGGGAGACAAATTGCTTGAG GTGAACGGCGTGGACCTCCACGAGGCCGAGCACCACTCGGCCGTGGAGGCCCTGCGCAGCTCCGGGGAGGCCGTCTCCATGACGGTGCTCCGCGAGCGCATGGTGGAGCCGGAGAACGCCATCACCACCACGCCGCTCAGGCCCGAAGACGACTACTTCCCGCGGGAGAGGCGCAGCGGGCTGGCCTTCGGCGCCGAGGGGCCCCTGCAGCGCCTCTCCGCCTGCCTGGTGCGCAACGACAAGGGGCTGGGCTTCAGCATCGCCGGGGGGAAGGGATCCACGCCGTACCGCACTGGGGACACG GGGATCTACATCTCTCGCATTGCAGAGGGGGGAGCAGCCCACCGAGACAGCACGTTACGGATAGGCGACAGGGTCATCTCC ATCAATGGTGTAGACATGACAGAGGCCAGACATGACCAGGCAGTAGCGCTCCTTACCGGCACCTCCCCCACTATCGCCCTCCTGGTGGAGCGAGACCCCAACGCCCCGCGCTCTCCGGGCCTGTCCCGGCAGCGGGCCCACTCGCCGCCGCCCCCGGAGCCCTCCGATTCCCCGGACCAGGACGAAGACGGCCTGCAGGGGAACCACCTGGGCCGGATGGAGGATGAGTACCCCATTGAG GAAGTGATGCTGGTCAAGTCAGGCGGGCCCCTCGGCTTGAGCATCGTCGGGGGCAGCGACCACGCTAGCCACCCCTTCGGCATCAACGAACCTGGCGTGTTCATCTCAAAG GTGATCCCTCACGGTTTGGCGTGTCAAAGCGGGTTGCGCGTGGGCGACCGCATCCTGGAGGTGAACGCCATCGACCTGCGCCACGCGACGCACCAAGAGGCCGTGCGGGCTCTGCTGGCCAACAAGCAGGAGATCCGGATGCTGGTGCGCAGAGATCCGTCGCCGCCAGGGATGCAG GAAATTGTGATCAATAAGCAGCCGGGGGAGAAACTAGGGATCAGTATACGGGGAGGAGCTAAAGGCCACGCAGGAAATCCTTTTGACTCGACAGATGAGGGCATCTTCATATCCAAG gtgagctcaaGTGGCGCGGCCGCCCGGGACAGCCGCCTCCAGGTGGGCATGCGCATCCTGGAGGTGAACAATCACAGCCTGCTGGGCATGACGCACACGGAGGCCGTGCGAGTGCTGCGGGCCGTGGGCGACTCCCTGGTCATGCTGGTGTGCGACGGCTTCGACCCTCGTAAAGTGCCCGCGGCGGACTCCAATCCCAACGAGGAGCCTTAC GCATCTCCCGGCATCATCGCCAACCCTTTTGCGTCAGGCATCGTTCGTAAGAACAGTATGGAGAGCATCTCTTCTATCGACAGAGACCTGAGCCCAGAGGAGATTGACATCATGCAAAAG GAGTCTGAGATGGTGAGGGAGACGTCGCAGTGGGAGAAGGAAGAGATGGAGAAAGTG AACATTGGCACTGGACCATTAAAACTGGACTACAAAACCTTGGCAGCGTTGCCCACCACCAGCCTACAGAAGATCAATCGG GCTCCCTCATCTGATTACACCAAGACCGAGAGTCCAATCAGAGACGCCTCCTACTCTCCGACCATCCAGCCG GCAAGCATTCATTTCACTTCCACCCCCAACACCAAGGACCACACTTCATCCTCT ACACGACCGGGCGCCATCCTGCCTGTCGGGCGCGTGAGGCCGAGCGCCTCCCCGGTCACTCCGGACGGCCTCAGCCCCAGCCCCTTCCAGCATGGCCCCTCTCCCTTCAACTCTCAGACCTCT GAATTGTATGGTGTGAGGAACAATTTCCATGCCAAGCAGGTTTCTCCAGAG AGTCCATCGCCCAGCGGTAAAGACAGCCCCGAGCAGCGCTCCTTCCGGGACCGTCAGAAATACTTTGAGATCGACGTGAAGCAGCAGACGCCCGACAAGCCCAAGCCTCGTGTCTCGCTGGTCGGCGAGGACGACCTCAAGAAGATGAGGGAGGAGGAAG AGCGTAAATTTGAGCAGCGAGCACGGGAGTACCTGCTGGACGAagaggacgaggacgacgaggagGACCTGGCCAAGCACGTGGCGCAGATGAAGGTGACGGGCAAGGTGCTGCTGGATGGAGTGGAGTACGACGTGGAGCCCGTGACCACGCCGGCGAAGCTGTATGCCACGCCGCCCAGCTACAGCGGGAGTTCACG GCCTTCGTCCGTGGACAGTAAAGGAGACACGGCGAGGAATTCGTTGGATGACAGCTTCAGACTGGAGCAGCGGCCCAATTCCATGACTGG tttgATCCCCGTGTACGGCGTCGACTCGGCCGCTCCCATTCGCACCGCCAAAGCCGAGCGCCGGCACCAGGAGAGGCTCCGCATGCAGAGTCCCGAGTTGGCCGTAGCGCCGGACAAGGACCTCTCCCCCGCCGAGAAGCGAGCCCTGGAGGCCGAGAAGAGAGCCATgtggagggcggcacg GATGAAGTCTCTGGAGCAGGACGCGCTCAAAGCTCAGATGGTCATCGCCAAGTCTCGGGACGGGAAGAAACGAAGCACCCTGGACCAACTGGCCGAGTCGCCTTCGCCGGCGCCCACGCCCTCGCCAGCGCCCACGCCCTCGCCCACCCCGATGGAAG
- the scrib gene encoding protein scribble homolog isoform X5, which translates to MLKCIPLWRCNRHVESVDKRHCNLQAVPDEVFRYSRSLEELLLDANQLKELPKPFFRLLNLRKLGLSDNEIQRLPPEVANFMQLVELDISRNDIPEIPESIKFCRALEIADFSGNPLSRLPDGFTQLRALAHLALNEVSLQTLPGDMGNLANLVTLELRENLLKCLPTSLSFLVKLEQLDLGSNELEELPDTLGALPNLRELWLDRNQLSSLPPELGNLRRLVCLDVSENRLDELPSELDGLQALTDLLLTQNLLEVIPDSIGCLKQLSILKVDQNRLTHLTDSIGECENLTELVLTENLLQTLPRSLGKLKKLTNLNVDRNRLGGVPMELGGCASLNVLSLRDNRLAKLPAKLADATELHVLDVAGNRLQNLPFALTNLNLKAMWLAENQSQPMLKFQTEDDERTGEKVLTCYLLPQQPSPSLENLLQNSVDDSWTDSNLNRVSVIQFQEEAKDEDEDDEAAAERRGLQRRATPHPSELKVMKKVIEDRRNEVFASRPEGDDPSSDVQEKRLSDLSNQSHDSQVSDSTLSANSHEDRREVAVPSHREDLVDGHSHHEEEDLDEMEVEYIEPTVHFAEEPIIRRGDDDYNDVEEDGERSDEDDEDDDRPALPAEKQRLIRKDTPHYKKHYKITKLPKPETVAALLQGFNPDSLGSPAEGAGDGHEEGDEEEEDEEEEGVGTPRLRRRTETSEMDDSRYHVNCSQVKGVSFDQVNNLLIEPARIEEEEHTLTILRQTGGLGISIAGGKGSTPYKGDDEGIFISRVSEEGPAARAGVKVGDKLLEVNGVDLHEAEHHSAVEALRSSGEAVSMTVLRERMVEPENAITTTPLRPEDDYFPRERRSGLAFGAEGPLQRLSACLVRNDKGLGFSIAGGKGSTPYRTGDTGIYISRIAEGGAAHRDSTLRIGDRVISINGVDMTEARHDQAVALLTGTSPTIALLVERDPNAPRSPGLSRQRAHSPPPPEPSDSPDQDEDGLQGNHLGRMEDEYPIEEVMLVKSGGPLGLSIVGGSDHASHPFGINEPGVFISKVIPHGLACQSGLRVGDRILEVNAIDLRHATHQEAVRALLANKQEIRMLVRRDPSPPGMQEIVINKQPGEKLGISIRGGAKGHAGNPFDSTDEGIFISKVSSSGAAARDSRLQVGMRILEVNNHSLLGMTHTEAVRVLRAVGDSLVMLVCDGFDPRKVPAADSNPNEEPYASPGIIANPFASGIVRKNSMESISSIDRDLSPEEIDIMQKESEMVRETSQWEKEEMEKVERMRLEREEATRLLEEETENIGTGPLKLDYKTLAALPTTSLQKINRFSPPLSPTTPMAAPLQAQYGAPLEPLGFSLSHPTNPHADQASSTSLFPSKDDSVGSTATLNLSEDCEESLVDSQPICFKENPFLVANRKGKGLPPGQQILSGPPVGYGKQGQLQPWLFSKAPSSDYTKTESPIRDASYSPTIQPTRPGAILPVGRVRPSASPVTPDGLSPSPFQHGPSPFNSQTSPRAPSPTSHYELPMNAKQAYKAFAAVPRSLAALEPEQELYGVRNNFHAKQVSPEPELNNDVFDDGADGQEGAGGAAAVKAAAHPALSPDRWEYTNMAAVPRISRPSLDTQSPSPSGKDSPEQRSFRDRQKYFEIDVKQQTPDKPKPRVSLVGEDDLKKMREEEERKFEQRAREYLLDEEDEDDEEDLAKHVAQMKVTGKVLLDGVEYDVEPVTTPAKLYATPPSYSGSSRPSSVDSKGDTARNSLDDSFRLEQRPNSMTGLIPVYGVDSAAPIRTAKAERRHQERLRMQSPELAVAPDKDLSPAEKRALEAEKRAMWRAARMKSLEQDALKAQMVIAKSRDGKKRSTLDQLAESPSPAPTPSPAPTPSPTPMEELISPRGLTSPGRLSLSSKRFDYRQFAAIPSSKPVYDIQSPDAVDDMQFIDDGSQHPGPAPGPETDMPVPATSALEEMALYSNKRKLRQGRRSLETAVPT; encoded by the exons CCTTTCTTCCGACTACTGAACCTCCGGAAGCTGGGCCTGAGCGACAATGAGATCCAGAGACTGCCCCCCGAAGTGGCCAACTTCATGCAGCTGGTGGAGCTGGACATATCCAGAAATG ACATTCCCGAGATCCCCGAGAGCATTAAGTTTTGCCGGGCCTTGGAGATCGCCGACTTCAGTGGAAACCCCCTCTCCAG ATTGCCGGATGGTTTCACTCAGCTGCGAGCGCTGGCTCACTTAGCACTCAACGAGGTGTCGTTGCAGACTCTGCCCGGCGACATGGGAAA TCTGGCCAACCTGGTGACGCTGGAGCTGAGGGAGAACCTGCTCAAGTGTCTGCCCAC GTCGCTGTCCTTCCTGGTGAAACTGGAACAGCTGGACCTGGGCAGCAACGAACTGGAAGAGTTG CCGGATACGCTTGGTGCACTGCCCAACCTGAGGGAGCTTTGGCTGGACCGGAACCAGTTGTCCTCGTTACCACCG gagctaGGGAACCTCCGTAGATTGGTATGTCTGGACGTGTCCGAGAATCGCCTGGATGAACTTCCCTCCGAGCTGGACGGCCTCCAGGCCCTCACCGACCTGCTGCTCACTCAGAACCTGCTGGAGGTCATTCCGGACAGCATAg GTTGTCTGAAGCAACTGTCCATCCTCAAGGTGGACCAGAACAGACTGACTCACCTGACCGACTCCATCGGAGAGTGTGAGAACCTGACCGAGCTGGTCCTGACCGAGAACCTCCTCCAG ACGCTTCCTCGCTCGCTGGGCAAGCTGAAGAAGCTGACCAACTTGAACGTGGACCGCAACCGGCTGGGCGGCGTGCCCATGGAGCTGGGCGGCTGCGCCAGCCTCAACGTGCTCTCGCTGCGCGACAACCGTCTGGCCAAGCTGCCCGCCAAGCTCGCCGACGCCACCGAGCTGCACGTGCTGGACGTGGCCGGGAACAG attacaaaatcttcctTTTGCCTTGACAAACCTCAATCTGAAGGCCATGTGGCTGGCAGAGAACCAGTCGCAGCCGATGCTCAAGTTCCAAACCGAAGATGACGAGCGCACGGGGGAGAAAGTGTTGACCTGCTACTTGCTGCCTCAGCAGCCTTCGCCCAGCCTCG AGAACCTGCTGCAGAACAGCGTGGACGACAGCTGGACGGACAGCAACCTGAACAGAGTGTCGGTCATACAGTTCCAGGAAGAGGCCAaagacgaggacgaggacgatgAGGCCGCCGCCGAGCGTAGG GGCCTTCAGCGTCGAGCCACACCACATCCTAGCGAGCTAAAGGTGATGAAAAAAGTGATCGAGGACCGACGGAACGAAGTGTTCGCGTCCAGGCCCGAAGGAGACGATCCATCCTCCGACGTGCAG GAGAAACGACTCAGCGACCTCTCCAATCAGAGCCACGACTCGCAGGTGTCCGACAGCACTCTGTCGGCCAACTCCCACGAGGACAGGCGAGAGGTCGCCGTGCCGTCCCACAGAGAGGACCTGGTGGATGGGCACTCCCATCACGAGGAGGAGGACCTGGATGAGATGGAAGTGGAGTACATTGAG CCCACCGTGCACTTTGCCGAGGAGCCCATAATCCGCAGGGGGGACGACGACTACAACGACGTGGAGGAAGACGGCGAGAGGAgcgacgaggacgacgaggacgacgacaGGCCGGCCCTCCCTGCCGAGAAGCAGCGGCTCATCCGCAAGGACACGCCGCACTACAAGAAGCACTACAAGATCACCAAGCTGCCCAAACCCGAGACGGTGGCCGCCCTGCTGCAGGGATTCAACCCCGACAGCCTCGGCTCGCCCGCCGAGGGTGCGGGGGACGGGCACGAGGAgggggatgaggaggaggaggatgaggaggaggagggcgtcGGCACCCCTCGATTACGGCGCAGGACGGAGACATCGGAGATGGACGACAGCCGATACCATGTCAACTGCAGTCAAGTCAAG GGGGTGTCATTTGATCAAGTCAATAATCTGCTGATTGAACCTGCTCGAATTGAGGAGGAAGAG CACACCTTAACCATCCTGCGGCAAACGGGCGGCCTCGGCATCAGCATCGCCGGCGGGAAAGGCTCCACGCCGTACAAGGGGGACGACGAG GGGATCTTCATCTCCAGAGTTTCTGAGGAAGGTCCTGCAGCCAGAGCAGGAGTTAAAGTGGGAGACAAATTGCTTGAG GTGAACGGCGTGGACCTCCACGAGGCCGAGCACCACTCGGCCGTGGAGGCCCTGCGCAGCTCCGGGGAGGCCGTCTCCATGACGGTGCTCCGCGAGCGCATGGTGGAGCCGGAGAACGCCATCACCACCACGCCGCTCAGGCCCGAAGACGACTACTTCCCGCGGGAGAGGCGCAGCGGGCTGGCCTTCGGCGCCGAGGGGCCCCTGCAGCGCCTCTCCGCCTGCCTGGTGCGCAACGACAAGGGGCTGGGCTTCAGCATCGCCGGGGGGAAGGGATCCACGCCGTACCGCACTGGGGACACG GGGATCTACATCTCTCGCATTGCAGAGGGGGGAGCAGCCCACCGAGACAGCACGTTACGGATAGGCGACAGGGTCATCTCC ATCAATGGTGTAGACATGACAGAGGCCAGACATGACCAGGCAGTAGCGCTCCTTACCGGCACCTCCCCCACTATCGCCCTCCTGGTGGAGCGAGACCCCAACGCCCCGCGCTCTCCGGGCCTGTCCCGGCAGCGGGCCCACTCGCCGCCGCCCCCGGAGCCCTCCGATTCCCCGGACCAGGACGAAGACGGCCTGCAGGGGAACCACCTGGGCCGGATGGAGGATGAGTACCCCATTGAG GAAGTGATGCTGGTCAAGTCAGGCGGGCCCCTCGGCTTGAGCATCGTCGGGGGCAGCGACCACGCTAGCCACCCCTTCGGCATCAACGAACCTGGCGTGTTCATCTCAAAG GTGATCCCTCACGGTTTGGCGTGTCAAAGCGGGTTGCGCGTGGGCGACCGCATCCTGGAGGTGAACGCCATCGACCTGCGCCACGCGACGCACCAAGAGGCCGTGCGGGCTCTGCTGGCCAACAAGCAGGAGATCCGGATGCTGGTGCGCAGAGATCCGTCGCCGCCAGGGATGCAG GAAATTGTGATCAATAAGCAGCCGGGGGAGAAACTAGGGATCAGTATACGGGGAGGAGCTAAAGGCCACGCAGGAAATCCTTTTGACTCGACAGATGAGGGCATCTTCATATCCAAG gtgagctcaaGTGGCGCGGCCGCCCGGGACAGCCGCCTCCAGGTGGGCATGCGCATCCTGGAGGTGAACAATCACAGCCTGCTGGGCATGACGCACACGGAGGCCGTGCGAGTGCTGCGGGCCGTGGGCGACTCCCTGGTCATGCTGGTGTGCGACGGCTTCGACCCTCGTAAAGTGCCCGCGGCGGACTCCAATCCCAACGAGGAGCCTTAC GCATCTCCCGGCATCATCGCCAACCCTTTTGCGTCAGGCATCGTTCGTAAGAACAGTATGGAGAGCATCTCTTCTATCGACAGAGACCTGAGCCCAGAGGAGATTGACATCATGCAAAAG GAGTCTGAGATGGTGAGGGAGACGTCGCAGTGGGAGAAGGAAGAGATGGAGAAAGTG GAGCGTATGCGCTTGGAGCGAGAGGAGGCAACTCGCCTGCTTGAAGAGGAGACAGAG AACATTGGCACTGGACCATTAAAACTGGACTACAAAACCTTGGCAGCGTTGCCCACCACCAGCCTACAGAAGATCAATCGG TTCTCTCCTCCTCTAAGTCCAACCACCCCCATGGCGGCCCCCCTGCAAGCCCAGTACGGCGCCCCGTTAGAGCCTCTGGGCTTCAGCTTAAGCCACCCCACAAACCCCCACGCGGACCAGGCCTCGTCCACCAGTTTATTCCCCTCCAAAGACGACAGCGTCGGCTCGACGGCGACTCTGAATCTGTCGGAGGATTGTGAGGAGTCTCTGGTGGACTCGCAGCCCATCTGTTTCAAGGAGAACCCCTTTTTAGTGGCCAACCGCAAAGGCAAGGGTCTGCCGCCGGGCCAGCAAATCCTTTCGGGACCACCGGTGGGCTACGGGAAGCAGGGCCAACTTCAACCTTGGTTGTTCAGCAAG GCTCCCTCATCTGATTACACCAAGACCGAGAGTCCAATCAGAGACGCCTCCTACTCTCCGACCATCCAGCCG ACACGACCGGGCGCCATCCTGCCTGTCGGGCGCGTGAGGCCGAGCGCCTCCCCGGTCACTCCGGACGGCCTCAGCCCCAGCCCCTTCCAGCATGGCCCCTCTCCCTTCAACTCTCAGACCTCT CCTCGCGCCCCCTCCCCTACCTCGCACTACGAGTTGCCCATGAACGCCAAGCAGGCGTACAAGGCGTTTGCCGCCGTGCCTCGCTCGCTGGCGGCGCTGGAGCCGGAGCAG GAATTGTATGGTGTGAGGAACAATTTCCATGCCAAGCAGGTTTCTCCAGAG CCCGAGTTGAACAACGATGTGTTTGACGACGGCGCGGACGGTCAGGAGGGGGCCGGCGGGGCTGCGGCCGTCAAGGCGGCGGCCCACCCCGCCCTCTCGCCTGACCGTTGGGAGTATACCAATATGGCCGCTGTGCCTCGCATCTCCAGGCCGTCCCTGGACACGCAG AGTCCATCGCCCAGCGGTAAAGACAGCCCCGAGCAGCGCTCCTTCCGGGACCGTCAGAAATACTTTGAGATCGACGTGAAGCAGCAGACGCCCGACAAGCCCAAGCCTCGTGTCTCGCTGGTCGGCGAGGACGACCTCAAGAAGATGAGGGAGGAGGAAG AGCGTAAATTTGAGCAGCGAGCACGGGAGTACCTGCTGGACGAagaggacgaggacgacgaggagGACCTGGCCAAGCACGTGGCGCAGATGAAGGTGACGGGCAAGGTGCTGCTGGATGGAGTGGAGTACGACGTGGAGCCCGTGACCACGCCGGCGAAGCTGTATGCCACGCCGCCCAGCTACAGCGGGAGTTCACG GCCTTCGTCCGTGGACAGTAAAGGAGACACGGCGAGGAATTCGTTGGATGACAGCTTCAGACTGGAGCAGCGGCCCAATTCCATGACTGG tttgATCCCCGTGTACGGCGTCGACTCGGCCGCTCCCATTCGCACCGCCAAAGCCGAGCGCCGGCACCAGGAGAGGCTCCGCATGCAGAGTCCCGAGTTGGCCGTAGCGCCGGACAAGGACCTCTCCCCCGCCGAGAAGCGAGCCCTGGAGGCCGAGAAGAGAGCCATgtggagggcggcacg GATGAAGTCTCTGGAGCAGGACGCGCTCAAAGCTCAGATGGTCATCGCCAAGTCTCGGGACGGGAAGAAACGAAGCACCCTGGACCAACTGGCCGAGTCGCCTTCGCCGGCGCCCACGCCCTCGCCAGCGCCCACGCCCTCGCCCACCCCGATGGAAG